TGAACTTCGGCTCCCCCGAGGACCCCGACGTGATGTGGCAGCTGGCCGAAGCCATCCGCGGCCTGTCCGACGCCTGCATGGTGCTGGGCATCCCGGTCACCGGCGGCAACGTCTCGCTGTACAACCAGACCGGGACCGTGCCCATCCACCCCTCCCCCGTTGTGGCCGTGCTCGGCAAGTTCGACGACGTTGCGCGCCGCACGCCGTCGGGCTGGAAGGAAGACGGCCAGGCCATCTACCTGCTCGGCACGACGGCGGCGGAACTGGACGGTTCGGAGTGGTCCAACATGCGCGGCCACCTCGGCGGCCTGCCGCCCAAAGTTGACCTCGCGGCAGAACGCGCCCTGGGTGAAATCCTGATCAACGCCTCCCGCGACGGGATGGTGGACTCCGCGCACGACCTCTCCGAAGGCGGCCTCGCGGCGGCCCTGGTCGAGTCCTCGCTGCGCTACGGCGTCGGTGCCCGGATCGCGCTTCAGGACGTCCTGGACCGCGACGGCGTGGACCTGTTCACGGCCCTGTTCTCCGAGACCCAGGGCCGCGCCATTGTGGCGGTGCCCCGCTCCGAGGAGATCCGGTTCAAGGACATGTGCACCGCCCGCGGCTTTGCGCACGTCCGGATCGGCGTCGTCGACGCCGAGGGCGGCACGCTGGAGATCAACGGCGTCGACACCATGAACCTTGAGGCGCTCCGCGAAGCCCACGAGGCGACCCTGCCGAAGTACTTCGGCTAGTCCCCACCGCCACCCTAGCCTCGCAAGCTCGGCCAGGGAACCCGGGCGGCGTGGGCCCACCCACCCACCCCGGCCCGCTCCATCGGCTGCTCCGTAACCGCCCTTTTGAACCCTCAAAACGGCAGTTACGGAGCAGCCGTTTTGGTTCACCGGCCCGGACGCCAGCCGGCCTGGACCAGGGCGGCCCGGACCTTGGCTACAGCTGCCTTGGCGTCATTGTGCATGTGCCGCTTGGAGATCCGGACCTCGGTCCAGCCGAGGGCCGTGTACCGCTCCGAACGGGCAATATCGCGGACGATCTGCTCTTCGTCTCCATGGTGCTCGCCCTCGTATTCGATGCCGATCCTGTATTTCCGGTAGGACAAGTCGGGTTCGTGGTGACGCGTTCCGCCGTCGTCGATGATCGGTACGTTCAGTTCTGGTTCCGGCAGTCCGGCCCGGACAATGGCAAGCCTCAGCAAGGACTCCTGCGGCGAATCTGAACCCACCCGAATGAGTTTGATGGCCTCCCTGGCCTTGCGGACCCCGCGCTTTCCCTTGTGGCGGTCGATCATCCGCTGCAAATCAGCGAGGCTGCACAACGGCATGTCCCTGCCCTCGAGCTCAAGCCGGGGCACCCGGACACAGCTGTCTCCGGCCACTACGAGCTCGTCCACGGTCAGCATTTCGGCCAGATCCAGCCAGGTCCGCTCCGGCGTGGTGATGGGAATCCCGTCCAGGAGCGTAATTTCGTCGTCGTAGAGCCTCATCCGATGAACGATGACATGTGGCCGGTTGAGATGGGCTGCACCCTTGGGCCTGATCACGTGGTACATCTGCGGTCCCTCCTTCTGCCGCCGCGCCGGAAGCGAACCAAGCTCCGCCGCGGTGAGGTGCGACGCGGCGCATCGCTCGTTGACCTCAATGAAAGGCCGCACTCTCACGCTCAAAGGAAGCTCCGGCGTCGGGTCCAGGGAACGAATCCCCCTTCCCAGCGCCGCGAGGGAACGGTGGCGGAGCCGCTTGCGCGACACCCCGGCCTCCGCGGCTTCGACAACGGTGAAGGGGCGTCTCCGGAAATCGTCCGGCAGCGGGCGCGCGGTTTTCATGGCTTCATCAGACCAGAACCGCGCCGACGCCGCAGAAGTTATCCACACCTTCCATCCGTTGCTCCGTAAGTGCCGTTATGGCGCCTCAAAAGGGCGTTTACGGAGCAATCGATGGGGGTTAGTCGTCGCTGCGGAGTTCGCGCCGGCGGGCGCTGAGGAGTTCCAGTTCGGTGCGGGCGGCCATGAAGCGGTCGACGGCGGCAAGCACCTCGATCACGTGCGCCCGGTCCGCCGCGACCAGCCCGACGCCGATGACGGCACGCCGGTACTGGTCCTGGAGTCCGGCCTCGGTCACGGAGACGTCGAAGCGGCGCTTGAGCTCGGCCAGCACGGGGCGCACGATGGAGCGCTTCTCCTTGAGAGTGTGAACGTCGCCGAGGAGGACATCGAATTCAATCCAGCCAATCCACATGCCTGAATTTTCGCATCGATTGCTCCCCACCGGCCCCCTCGCCTCGCAAGCTCGGCCAGGGAACCCTGCCGGCGTGGGCCCACGGCCGTTTTGAGGGCTCAAAAAAGGCCGTTACGGAGCAATCGATGGGGTCAGATCGTGAGCTCGCCCATCCGGTCCCAGCCTTCGCCGTCGAGCTGGCGGCTGATGATCCGGGGCGTCTCCCGCAGGGCCTGCGGCATGTCCGCCATGGCCTGCTTGAAGTGGGCGCTGTTGACGTGGTCCCCGGCGGCGTCGTCCTTGAAGGCCTCGACCAGGACGAATTCGTCGGGGTCCTCGACGCTGCGGGACCAGTCAAACCACAGATTGCCGGGTTCCTGGCGGGTGGCCCGGGTGAAGTCCTCCACCAGGCCGAGCCAGCGGTCCGACCAGTCGGGCTTGACCTTGAATTTGACGACGATAAAGATCATGGAAGTGCCTTTCGGGATGGTGGGACGGTGTTCCAATTCTTGCAGGAAGCTCAGCAGGCCTGAATCGCTTCCCGGGCCAGTTCCTGCTGCCGGGGGGTGCCGATGCGTTCCGCCCACTGCGCGGCGA
This DNA window, taken from Pseudarthrobacter sp. ATCC 49987, encodes the following:
- a CDS encoding DUF503 domain-containing protein, with amino-acid sequence MWIGWIEFDVLLGDVHTLKEKRSIVRPVLAELKRRFDVSVTEAGLQDQYRRAVIGVGLVAADRAHVIEVLAAVDRFMAARTELELLSARRRELRSDD
- a CDS encoding putative quinol monooxygenase gives rise to the protein MIFIVVKFKVKPDWSDRWLGLVEDFTRATRQEPGNLWFDWSRSVEDPDEFVLVEAFKDDAAGDHVNSAHFKQAMADMPQALRETPRIISRQLDGEGWDRMGELTI